One window of Neisseria subflava genomic DNA carries:
- the rnr gene encoding ribonuclease R, with translation MSTIKMNKNTKSLNLREKDPYLEREKQRYAHPLPSREWVIELLEQKGVPTKIEALAHELSIAEDEYEFFERRLKAMARDGQVLINRRGAVCAAEKLALVKCRVEAHKDGFGFAVPLTPTGEGDFVLYERQMRGVMHGDIVTVRPAGIDRRGRREGTVLDVVERAQSKVVGRFYMDRGVAILEAEDKRLSQSIVLEPESVANFKPQSGQVIVAEIETYPEAHRPAVAKLIEVLGDYADSGMEIEIAVRKHHLPHQFSEACVKAAKKIPDHVRKTDLKGRVDLRDLPLVTIDGETARDFDDAVFAEKVGRNYRLVVAIADVSHYVRPDDGIDVDAQERSTSVYFPRRVIPMLPEKLSNGICSLNPDVERLCMVCDMVITYAGNIKEYRFYPAVMRSHARLTYNQVWDWISDGQDHPFKQQIDTLYQLFKILQKKRFERGAVEFESVETQMIFDDNGKIDKIVPVVRNDAHKLIEECMLAANVCAAEFLLKNKHTALFRNHLGPTPEKLATLREQLGLLGLSLGGGDNPTPKDYAALAEQFKNRPDAELLQVMMLRSMQQAVYEPHCDGHFGLAYSAYTHFTSPIRRYPDLTVHRAIKAVLNGQTYQPNKTWQALGVHTSFCERRADDASRDVENWLKTYYMRDKVGEVFSGKISGMTSFGIFVTLDDIHIDGLVHISDLGEDYFNFRPEIMAIEGERSGVRFNMGDTVTVKVARADLDTSKIDLTLVSGGSVGKKRGSRKAKPVSKPIAADKPVEKRKRKLSAKEIDEALAAPVKAKKSKVKSKPASKPAKPSKPKAVSKKKVQAKTASVKAGGKNNAQGKSVKIKVKKAAKK, from the coding sequence ATGTCAACTATCAAAATGAACAAAAATACTAAATCTTTAAATTTACGAGAAAAAGACCCGTATTTGGAGCGGGAGAAACAACGTTACGCTCATCCGTTGCCCAGCCGCGAATGGGTTATTGAATTATTGGAACAAAAAGGTGTGCCGACCAAAATCGAAGCTTTGGCACATGAATTGTCGATTGCAGAAGATGAATATGAATTCTTCGAACGCCGTCTGAAAGCGATGGCGCGTGATGGTCAGGTGTTGATTAACAGACGTGGCGCGGTGTGTGCGGCAGAAAAATTGGCATTGGTTAAATGCCGTGTCGAGGCGCATAAAGACGGCTTTGGTTTTGCCGTGCCGCTAACGCCGACAGGCGAGGGCGATTTTGTTTTGTATGAGCGTCAGATGCGTGGCGTGATGCATGGGGATATTGTTACCGTGCGTCCTGCTGGTATCGACCGCAGAGGCCGTCGTGAAGGTACGGTTTTGGATGTGGTGGAGCGTGCGCAGTCTAAAGTGGTCGGCCGTTTTTATATGGATCGCGGTGTGGCTATTTTGGAGGCCGAAGACAAGCGTTTGAGCCAAAGTATCGTGTTAGAGCCTGAAAGTGTGGCGAACTTTAAACCGCAATCCGGCCAAGTGATTGTGGCTGAAATTGAGACGTATCCTGAAGCGCATCGTCCTGCAGTGGCTAAGCTGATTGAAGTGTTGGGCGATTATGCCGACAGCGGTATGGAAATTGAAATCGCTGTACGCAAGCACCATTTGCCTCATCAATTCAGCGAAGCATGTGTCAAAGCCGCGAAGAAAATTCCTGATCATGTGCGTAAAACCGACTTGAAAGGGCGCGTGGATTTACGCGATTTGCCTTTGGTAACCATTGACGGCGAAACTGCGCGGGACTTTGACGATGCGGTTTTTGCTGAAAAAGTCGGCCGCAATTACCGTTTGGTGGTAGCGATTGCCGATGTCAGCCATTATGTCCGTCCTGATGACGGAATTGATGTAGATGCTCAGGAACGCAGTACCAGCGTGTATTTCCCACGCCGCGTGATTCCGATGCTGCCGGAGAAGTTGTCCAACGGTATCTGCTCGCTCAATCCTGATGTCGAACGCCTGTGTATGGTGTGCGATATGGTGATTACCTATGCAGGCAATATCAAGGAATACCGTTTCTATCCGGCAGTAATGCGTTCTCATGCGCGACTGACTTACAATCAAGTTTGGGATTGGATTTCAGACGGCCAGGATCATCCGTTTAAGCAGCAAATTGATACTCTGTATCAGTTATTTAAAATCTTACAGAAAAAACGTTTTGAGCGTGGCGCGGTTGAGTTTGAGAGCGTTGAGACTCAGATGATTTTTGATGACAACGGTAAAATCGACAAGATTGTTCCCGTCGTCCGCAACGATGCGCACAAGCTGATTGAAGAATGTATGTTGGCAGCGAATGTTTGCGCGGCAGAATTTTTGCTGAAAAACAAACATACGGCTTTGTTCCGCAATCACTTGGGCCCGACTCCTGAAAAACTGGCTACTTTACGCGAGCAGCTTGGTTTACTGGGGCTGAGTTTGGGGGGCGGCGATAATCCGACGCCGAAAGACTATGCTGCGCTTGCCGAGCAATTTAAAAACCGTCCGGACGCGGAGCTGTTGCAAGTGATGATGTTGCGTTCTATGCAGCAGGCGGTTTATGAGCCGCATTGCGACGGTCATTTTGGTCTGGCTTATAGCGCATATACACACTTTACTTCGCCTATCCGCCGTTATCCTGATTTGACGGTCCATCGTGCCATCAAGGCTGTGTTGAACGGACAAACTTACCAACCCAATAAAACCTGGCAGGCTTTGGGCGTGCATACCTCTTTCTGTGAGCGCCGAGCAGATGATGCCAGCCGCGATGTGGAAAACTGGCTGAAAACTTATTATATGCGCGACAAAGTCGGCGAAGTCTTTAGTGGCAAGATTTCGGGCATGACCAGCTTCGGTATTTTTGTAACGTTGGACGATATTCATATCGATGGCTTGGTACATATCAGCGATTTGGGAGAAGATTATTTCAACTTCCGTCCTGAAATTATGGCGATTGAGGGCGAACGCAGCGGTGTCCGTTTCAACATGGGCGATACGGTCACTGTGAAAGTCGCTCGTGCCGATTTGGATACCAGTAAGATTGATTTGACCTTAGTCAGCGGCGGTTCGGTCGGTAAGAAACGTGGCAGTAGAAAAGCAAAACCTGTGAGCAAGCCGATAGCTGCTGACAAACCTGTCGAAAAGCGTAAGCGTAAACTTTCGGCTAAAGAAATTGATGAAGCGTTGGCCGCTCCTGTGAAGGCAAAGAAGAGCAAGGTGAAAAGTAAACCTGCCTCCAAGCCGGCCAAGCCAAGCAAACCTAAAGCCGTAAGCAAGAAAAAAGTGCAGGCGAAAACAGCTTCCGTCAAAGCAGGGGGTAAAAATAATGCTCAAGGCAAAAGCGTGAAGATTAAAGTGAAGAAAGCTGCTAAGAAATAA
- a CDS encoding ArsC family reductase → MIKLYGIPNCDTVKKARSWLAENGIEFEFVDFKKNAPTAELIDGWMEQVALEILLNKRGTTWRKLDKDAQESAATKEGAIALMVENPSIIKRPVLVKEGQVHVGFSVEAYQEIFG, encoded by the coding sequence ATGATAAAACTATACGGTATTCCCAATTGCGATACGGTTAAAAAAGCGCGCAGTTGGTTGGCGGAAAACGGCATTGAGTTTGAGTTTGTAGATTTTAAGAAAAACGCCCCGACTGCCGAATTGATTGATGGCTGGATGGAGCAGGTAGCTTTGGAAATTTTGCTCAATAAAAGAGGCACGACTTGGCGCAAGTTGGATAAAGATGCGCAAGAATCTGCCGCCACAAAAGAAGGTGCGATTGCTTTAATGGTGGAAAATCCCAGCATCATCAAGCGGCCTGTATTGGTCAAAGAAGGACAGGTTCATGTCGGATTTTCAGTAGAAGCGTATCAGGAAATTTTCGGATAA
- a CDS encoding SurA N-terminal domain-containing protein, giving the protein MFHIVEKYKTPAQIVLGIIGLTFIGFGANNLSSPGSDYIVKVGDEKVSEHALQIAIQNEQAAGNNAPSRDAIFQSLLQRAYLKQGAKLMGIAVSQEQIKQVIVDDPNFHDASGKFSQDLLKKYLDQRKMTEDQFVEDIREQFQLQNLLNLVQNGALVSDAQARQLINLTQATRTIRSFTFSPEAFAAQVKVDDAALQKYYEAHKKDYLIPQAVKLEYVALNIKDLADKQTVSAEEVQKAYDSKSVDLSPRAEIAHIFIPVMPNGDEASNAEIKAEVDKMAAELKAHPDAFAELAAKYSKDLSSSNKGGNLGYLSKSGGSGFGPEFDKAAFALGKGEVSDTVKSSLGYHVIKVLNVEAEPTLEQAKARIEAALKLKKAASAFNAAKEKLGEDTFNDPSSLAKAAANSGLKVESLDEWVTKAGAKEAGLPEALINAAFSDDVLKKKHNSEVIAINNETVWVIRAKEVREEKIAPFAEVKDTVRAAYQRSEAAKLAEKKAQETLAALKAGKAADVQWSPVSQLSAQDARKTMSPEAYAALLKAHPVGGKPAYALLEGMPAPVIMEVQSISAPENADSQIPAAKQALVQQLSANVFDALLQYLDKKIDRTQGAQQVNNAAE; this is encoded by the coding sequence ATGTTCCATATTGTTGAAAAATATAAAACACCCGCCCAGATTGTTTTAGGTATCATCGGTCTGACCTTTATCGGATTCGGTGCCAATAACTTGTCTTCGCCGGGTTCTGATTACATTGTCAAAGTCGGGGATGAGAAGGTCAGCGAGCATGCTTTACAGATTGCGATACAGAATGAGCAGGCTGCCGGCAATAATGCGCCTTCGCGTGATGCTATATTCCAATCTTTATTGCAACGTGCTTACCTGAAGCAGGGTGCCAAGCTGATGGGCATTGCTGTGTCTCAGGAACAAATCAAGCAAGTTATCGTGGATGATCCGAATTTCCATGATGCTTCCGGCAAATTTAGTCAGGATTTGCTCAAGAAGTATTTGGATCAGCGCAAAATGACAGAGGATCAGTTTGTTGAAGATATCCGCGAACAGTTCCAATTGCAAAATCTGTTGAATTTGGTGCAAAACGGTGCTTTGGTCAGCGATGCGCAAGCGCGTCAGTTGATTAACCTGACTCAAGCAACACGTACCATCCGGTCATTTACTTTCAGCCCTGAAGCATTTGCGGCACAAGTAAAAGTAGATGATGCGGCTTTGCAAAAGTATTATGAAGCGCATAAAAAAGATTACTTGATTCCTCAAGCCGTTAAGCTGGAATATGTGGCTTTGAACATCAAAGATTTGGCTGATAAGCAAACCGTCAGTGCGGAAGAAGTACAAAAAGCTTACGACAGCAAAAGTGTAGATTTGTCGCCAAGAGCCGAAATTGCGCATATTTTCATTCCGGTCATGCCTAACGGAGATGAAGCAAGCAATGCGGAAATTAAAGCCGAAGTAGACAAAATGGCTGCAGAGCTCAAAGCGCATCCAGATGCTTTTGCTGAGCTGGCAGCCAAGTACTCCAAAGATTTGTCCAGCAGCAATAAAGGCGGCAATTTGGGCTACCTGAGCAAAAGCGGTGGCAGTGGCTTTGGACCTGAATTTGATAAAGCGGCATTTGCATTGGGCAAAGGCGAAGTCAGCGATACCGTTAAATCGTCTTTGGGTTATCACGTCATTAAAGTTTTGAATGTCGAAGCTGAGCCGACTTTGGAACAAGCCAAAGCGCGTATTGAAGCAGCCTTGAAACTGAAAAAAGCGGCTTCTGCCTTTAATGCCGCTAAAGAAAAACTGGGTGAAGATACCTTCAATGATCCATCTTCTTTGGCAAAAGCAGCTGCCAATTCAGGTTTGAAAGTAGAAAGCCTGGATGAATGGGTGACCAAAGCGGGCGCGAAAGAAGCCGGCTTGCCTGAAGCGTTGATTAATGCCGCGTTTAGTGATGATGTACTGAAGAAAAAACACAATTCTGAAGTCATTGCCATCAACAACGAAACCGTTTGGGTCATTCGTGCGAAAGAAGTGCGCGAAGAGAAAATCGCACCATTTGCGGAAGTCAAAGACACTGTCCGTGCAGCATATCAGCGCTCTGAAGCCGCCAAACTGGCAGAGAAAAAAGCCCAGGAAACTTTGGCCGCATTGAAAGCCGGTAAAGCTGCCGATGTTCAATGGTCGCCTGTTTCTCAATTGAGTGCGCAAGATGCACGTAAAACCATGTCTCCGGAGGCTTATGCAGCTTTGTTGAAAGCGCACCCTGTCGGCGGTAAACCTGCGTACGCATTGTTGGAAGGTATGCCTGCACCAGTGATTATGGAAGTTCAGAGCATTTCTGCTCCTGAAAATGCCGATTCACAGATTCCGGCTGCCAAACAGGCTTTGGTTCAGCAGCTTTCCGCCAATGTTTTCGATGCCTTGCTCCAGTATTTGGATAAGAAAATCGATCGTACGCAAGGTGCACAACAAGTTAATAATGCTGCCGAATAA
- the recR gene encoding recombination mediator RecR, producing MSKNPDAFVRLINALKILPNVGPKSAQRMAYQLLQYKREEAQELVDALQFALRQVQHCRMCNTFCEGDLCEICADEKRDKSRLMIVHMPADVSSMEAANCHDGLYFVLMGQVSPAQGMDISAVALDKLVARLQASDIEEIIIATNFTAEGDATAYILAELFKNLPYKVSRLARGIPLGGEMEYVDAGTLAQAVYDRRNIQS from the coding sequence ATGAGTAAAAATCCTGATGCCTTTGTCCGCTTGATTAATGCATTAAAAATCCTGCCTAATGTCGGCCCGAAATCCGCTCAACGCATGGCTTACCAGCTTTTACAGTACAAACGCGAAGAAGCGCAGGAGTTGGTGGATGCTTTGCAGTTTGCCTTGAGACAGGTGCAGCATTGTCGGATGTGCAATACATTTTGCGAAGGCGATTTGTGTGAAATTTGCGCAGACGAAAAACGCGATAAAAGCCGTTTGATGATTGTGCATATGCCGGCGGATGTCTCCAGCATGGAGGCGGCCAATTGCCATGATGGCCTGTATTTTGTTTTGATGGGGCAAGTCAGCCCGGCGCAGGGGATGGATATTTCGGCAGTCGCATTAGATAAGCTGGTGGCCCGTTTGCAGGCGAGTGATATTGAGGAAATTATCATTGCAACCAACTTCACAGCCGAAGGCGACGCGACAGCATATATATTGGCGGAATTGTTTAAAAATCTTCCTTATAAAGTCAGCCGGTTGGCAAGGGGAATCCCTTTGGGCGGCGAGATGGAATATGTGGATGCCGGTACTTTGGCACAAGCTGTTTACGATAGAAGAAATATCCAATCTTAA
- a CDS encoding lipoprotein-releasing ABC transporter permease subunit — translation MASLETWIGLRYLRAKKRNGFMSFITMISIAGIALGVTALIVVLSVMNGFQKEIRGQLLNVAPHAEIGYYDVGSAPGWQSLREFVKGKKEVLASAPYVSDQALLANAGEVRGVQIRGILPSEEKNVVDYGKDMPAGSFDDLKPGEFDIILGQGLAEALGTEIGGKVTVITPEGNVTPAGVVPRLKQFNVVGVVKTGVYEVDNTLAMTHIKDAQVLYRLGENVGGLRLRLADPQNAPSFIAKLIPDAKKDEVWVRDWTFNNRSYFEAVELEKRMMFIILTLIIAVAAFNLVSSLVMAVTEKQADIAILRTLGLSPGGVMKIFLVQGAFAGFFGTLVGVVCGVLLGWNVGKIVAFFEDLFGVHLINSQVYFIDYLPSDVNLKDVAVIACISLGLAFIATLYPSWRAAKTQPAEALRYE, via the coding sequence ATGGCTTCTTTAGAAACTTGGATAGGCCTGCGCTATCTGCGTGCGAAAAAACGCAACGGCTTTATGTCATTTATTACCATGATTTCAATCGCCGGTATCGCCTTGGGCGTAACGGCTCTGATTGTGGTGTTATCGGTAATGAATGGATTTCAGAAAGAGATACGCGGTCAATTGTTGAATGTCGCACCTCATGCGGAAATCGGCTATTACGATGTCGGCAGTGCGCCGGGTTGGCAGAGTTTGCGCGAATTTGTAAAAGGCAAAAAGGAAGTGTTGGCTAGCGCGCCTTATGTTTCCGATCAAGCTTTGCTTGCCAATGCCGGCGAAGTGCGCGGTGTGCAGATACGCGGTATTTTGCCGTCTGAAGAAAAAAATGTCGTTGATTACGGCAAGGATATGCCGGCCGGCAGTTTTGACGATTTGAAGCCGGGCGAATTTGATATTATTTTGGGTCAAGGGCTTGCTGAGGCATTGGGCACGGAGATTGGCGGCAAGGTTACAGTGATTACGCCAGAGGGTAATGTTACTCCTGCCGGCGTGGTGCCACGCTTGAAGCAGTTTAATGTGGTTGGTGTGGTAAAAACCGGTGTTTATGAGGTCGATAATACCTTGGCCATGACGCATATCAAGGATGCACAAGTCTTGTATCGACTGGGAGAAAATGTCGGTGGGCTGCGTTTGCGACTGGCTGATCCTCAGAATGCGCCCTCTTTCATTGCCAAGTTGATTCCTGATGCTAAAAAAGATGAAGTATGGGTGCGTGACTGGACGTTTAACAACCGCAGCTATTTTGAAGCTGTTGAGTTGGAAAAACGCATGATGTTTATCATTTTGACACTGATTATCGCGGTTGCTGCGTTTAACCTCGTTTCTTCTTTGGTAATGGCGGTAACGGAAAAGCAAGCCGATATTGCAATTTTGCGTACGTTGGGTTTGTCCCCGGGCGGCGTCATGAAGATTTTCTTGGTGCAGGGTGCTTTTGCGGGGTTCTTTGGTACGCTTGTTGGTGTCGTATGCGGTGTATTGCTGGGTTGGAATGTCGGTAAGATTGTCGCATTTTTTGAAGACCTGTTTGGCGTGCATTTGATTAACTCACAGGTTTATTTCATCGATTACCTGCCTAGTGATGTGAATTTGAAGGATGTCGCCGTTATTGCCTGCATTTCGCTTGGCTTGGCATTTATCGCCACACTGTATCCGAGCTGGCGTGCTGCGAAAACCCAACCCGCGGAGGCTTTACGTTATGAGTAA
- the lolD gene encoding lipoprotein-releasing ABC transporter ATP-binding protein LolD, with protein MSKTILKCIGVGKSYNDGALNVQVLNHLDFEVAEAESVSIIGSSGSGKSTLLHLLGGLDMPSEGKVILMDQDLGGLSQKQLGELRNRYLGFVYQFHHLLPEFSALENVMMPLLIGKMPKAMAEEKAVKMLKKVGLDKRMLHRPSELSGGERQRAAIARALVNKPKCLLADEPTGNLDRKNAQNVLDMMLDLKRELNTSLIVVTHDDELAERFDRVMTMKDGSLQVLQ; from the coding sequence ATGAGTAAGACAATTTTGAAATGTATCGGCGTTGGCAAAAGCTATAATGACGGCGCATTGAATGTACAAGTGTTGAATCATTTGGATTTTGAAGTTGCCGAAGCGGAAAGCGTGAGTATTATCGGTTCATCAGGCAGCGGTAAATCTACGTTGCTGCACCTTCTTGGTGGCTTGGATATGCCGTCTGAAGGCAAGGTAATATTGATGGATCAGGATTTGGGCGGTTTGAGCCAAAAACAGTTGGGCGAATTGCGCAACCGTTATTTGGGCTTTGTGTATCAGTTCCACCATCTATTGCCTGAGTTTTCTGCGTTGGAAAATGTCATGATGCCGCTTTTAATCGGCAAAATGCCCAAGGCTATGGCCGAGGAGAAGGCTGTCAAGATGCTGAAGAAGGTCGGCTTGGACAAGCGTATGCTGCACCGTCCAAGCGAACTTTCCGGCGGCGAGCGTCAGCGTGCGGCGATTGCCCGTGCTTTGGTTAATAAGCCGAAATGCCTGTTGGCGGATGAACCGACGGGGAACCTTGACCGTAAAAATGCGCAAAATGTGCTGGACATGATGCTGGATTTGAAACGCGAATTGAACACCAGCCTGATTGTAGTGACCCATGATGATGAGCTGGCTGAGCGTTTCGACAGGGTAATGACCATGAAAGACGGCAGCCTGCAAGTGCTGCAATAA
- the recD gene encoding exodeoxyribonuclease V subunit alpha codes for MNPTDSILSSAADAAIAFFRRHEVQGASVIEPYVVRLFAALQNGHSFIYLDKADVDALSNLPNLVGNADKPLILQGRKLFLGRMWQLEHDLAVEIKRLASAEAEEVNFMAASKSLSDWFDPKDSKEQRDAAALALLQNFMLITGGPGTGKTTTVAKLLGLICNNSTKLPRIALAAPTGKAAAHMARALQRALDGFDLSPSVKAHLENLEGQTVHRLLKLRPPQMRPAFNHEYPLALDVLVVDEASMLDLPLVLDLLRAVPTGCRLVLLGDENQLPSVGLGAVLAALSRPTALDKETAEKLEVYLPNHGFEIKGQPQALSQNNAKLTFSHRFGADSGIGCLARAVVSGEKQTAVEQFDKFPKELEMKPGRLKEQVALLYQKQQDYWQAVTENNVALAYGHAADVVVLAAWRQDADDLNQAYQEYLQRQGKVLGEMPWFAGQIIMITHNDYMLEVFNGDIGLIMKDEESLNGLSAYFPEKDGFKKIAISRLPDFESAFAMTVHKSQGSEYREVWLLPPSVPATTESEEEARGLDKALLYTAITRARERFVFWGNAEELCQAVGCHQKRRTALADALKWQFEEPDEQASV; via the coding sequence ATGAACCCGACCGACTCTATCCTTTCCTCTGCCGCAGATGCGGCCATAGCGTTTTTCCGCCGCCACGAAGTACAGGGCGCATCCGTTATTGAGCCTTATGTGGTTCGACTGTTTGCAGCCTTGCAAAACGGGCATTCGTTTATTTACTTGGATAAAGCGGATGTCGATGCCTTAAGCAATTTGCCGAATTTAGTCGGCAATGCGGATAAACCGCTTATCCTGCAAGGCAGGAAATTGTTTTTAGGGCGGATGTGGCAGTTGGAGCATGATTTGGCTGTCGAAATCAAACGGCTGGCCAGTGCCGAGGCGGAAGAAGTGAATTTCATGGCGGCTTCAAAAAGCCTGAGTGATTGGTTTGATCCTAAAGACAGTAAAGAGCAGAGGGATGCTGCGGCTTTGGCCTTGCTGCAAAACTTTATGTTGATTACCGGCGGGCCGGGTACGGGTAAGACGACAACCGTCGCAAAGCTTTTGGGCCTGATTTGTAATAACAGTACGAAGTTGCCCCGTATCGCGTTGGCGGCACCGACGGGCAAAGCGGCTGCGCATATGGCACGGGCTTTGCAACGTGCTTTGGACGGTTTTGATTTGTCTCCGAGCGTCAAAGCGCATCTGGAAAACTTGGAAGGGCAGACTGTCCATCGTTTGTTGAAACTGCGTCCGCCGCAAATGCGCCCTGCGTTCAATCATGAATATCCGCTTGCATTGGATGTTTTGGTGGTGGATGAGGCTTCGATGTTGGATTTGCCGCTGGTATTGGATTTATTGCGCGCCGTGCCGACCGGTTGTCGTTTGGTGTTGCTTGGCGATGAAAACCAGTTGCCGTCGGTTGGGTTAGGAGCCGTATTGGCGGCATTGTCGCGTCCAACGGCTTTGGATAAAGAAACCGCTGAAAAGCTGGAAGTGTACCTGCCCAATCATGGCTTTGAGATAAAAGGGCAGCCACAGGCTTTATCACAAAACAATGCCAAATTGACGTTCAGTCACCGTTTTGGTGCAGACAGCGGTATCGGCTGTTTGGCAAGGGCGGTGGTGTCCGGGGAAAAGCAAACTGCGGTCGAACAGTTTGACAAGTTCCCCAAAGAATTGGAAATGAAACCAGGCCGTCTGAAAGAGCAGGTTGCTTTACTGTATCAAAAGCAACAGGATTATTGGCAGGCCGTGACAGAGAATAATGTTGCACTTGCCTATGGTCATGCTGCCGATGTGGTGGTATTGGCAGCTTGGCGGCAGGATGCGGATGATTTGAATCAGGCTTATCAAGAATACCTGCAACGACAAGGAAAAGTTTTGGGCGAAATGCCTTGGTTTGCCGGACAAATCATCATGATTACGCACAATGATTACATGCTGGAAGTGTTTAACGGCGACATCGGGCTGATTATGAAAGATGAAGAATCGTTGAATGGCTTGTCTGCCTATTTTCCTGAGAAAGATGGATTCAAAAAAATTGCCATCAGCCGTTTGCCGGATTTTGAATCGGCTTTTGCTATGACTGTGCACAAGAGCCAAGGTTCGGAATATCGGGAAGTATGGCTGTTACCTCCGTCAGTGCCTGCAACGACGGAGAGTGAAGAAGAGGCTCGAGGTTTAGATAAGGCTTTGCTTTACACAGCCATTACCCGCGCGCGTGAACGTTTTGTGTTTTGGGGAAATGCGGAGGAATTGTGTCAGGCTGTGGGATGCCATCAAAAACGCAGGACGGCATTGGCCGATGCCTTGAAATGGCAGTTTGAAGAGCCTGATGAGCAGGCTTCCGTTTGA
- a CDS encoding RNA-binding S4 domain-containing protein — protein MKNDHDNSSMRLDKWLWAARFFKTRALAQKHIELGRVLVNGSKVKNSKNISAGDTIDMTLNSLPYKFKVAALNHQRRPAPEARLLYEEDMKTAAEREAQKQLDQASRISAAYPDGRPTKRDRRQLDRMKRDSW, from the coding sequence ATGAAAAACGATCATGACAATTCGTCCATGCGCTTGGACAAATGGCTGTGGGCCGCGCGCTTTTTCAAGACCCGCGCGCTGGCACAAAAACATATTGAGCTGGGCAGGGTTTTGGTAAACGGCTCGAAGGTGAAAAACAGCAAAAATATTTCTGCCGGCGACACCATCGACATGACTTTGAACTCCCTACCCTATAAATTCAAAGTTGCCGCGCTCAATCATCAACGCCGCCCGGCACCGGAAGCGCGTTTACTCTACGAAGAAGACATGAAAACGGCTGCCGAACGCGAAGCTCAAAAACAGCTCGACCAGGCCAGCCGCATCAGTGCCGCTTATCCGGACGGACGCCCAACCAAACGCGACCGCCGTCAGCTTGACCGTATGAAGCGCGATAGCTGGTAA
- a CDS encoding acetyl-CoA carboxylase carboxyltransferase subunit alpha, with translation MKPVFLDFEQPIAELTNKIDELRFVQDESAVDISDEIARLQKKSSELTKSIFSKLTPAQISQVSRHPQRPYTLDYINGIFTDFEELHGDRHYSDDHAIVGGLARFNGQSVMVIGHQKGRDTKEKIRRNFGMPRPEGYRKALRLMQTAEKFNIPVMTFVDTPGAYPGIGAEERGQSEAIGRNLYELTRLHVPVLCTIIGEGGSGGALAVAVGDYVNMLQYSTYSVISPEGCASILWKTAEKAADAAQALGITAKRLQELDVIDKVIDEPLGGAHRDFETTMKNVKTVLEQQLSEAQSMTMPDLLSRRFDRIMAYGKFTDK, from the coding sequence ATGAAACCCGTTTTTTTGGACTTCGAACAACCCATCGCCGAATTAACCAATAAAATCGACGAGTTGCGATTCGTACAAGACGAATCTGCCGTTGATATTTCCGACGAGATTGCCAGACTGCAAAAGAAAAGCAGCGAGTTGACCAAGTCGATTTTCAGCAAGCTGACTCCGGCTCAAATTTCACAAGTGTCCCGTCATCCGCAACGTCCTTATACTTTAGACTACATCAACGGTATTTTTACTGATTTTGAAGAGTTGCACGGCGATCGCCATTATTCTGACGATCATGCCATTGTCGGCGGTTTGGCTCGTTTCAACGGCCAAAGCGTGATGGTTATCGGCCATCAGAAAGGTCGCGATACCAAAGAAAAAATCCGCCGAAATTTCGGTATGCCGCGTCCAGAGGGTTACCGTAAAGCGCTGCGCTTGATGCAGACTGCCGAAAAATTCAATATTCCGGTCATGACCTTTGTCGATACCCCGGGTGCGTATCCGGGCATTGGTGCAGAAGAACGCGGCCAGTCTGAAGCCATCGGCCGTAATTTGTACGAACTGACCCGCCTGCATGTGCCGGTATTGTGCACCATCATTGGCGAAGGCGGTTCGGGTGGTGCGTTGGCAGTGGCTGTCGGTGACTACGTCAATATGCTGCAATATTCGACTTATTCGGTGATTTCTCCCGAAGGTTGCGCCTCTATTCTTTGGAAAACCGCTGAAAAAGCAGCGGATGCCGCGCAAGCATTGGGTATTACCGCCAAACGCCTGCAAGAGTTGGATGTCATCGATAAAGTAATTGATGAGCCTTTGGGCGGCGCACACCGTGATTTTGAAACCACGATGAAAAACGTCAAAACCGTTTTGGAACAGCAATTAAGCGAAGCGCAAAGCATGACTATGCCTGACTTGCTTTCCCGCCGTTTCGACCGCATCATGGCTTACGGTAAATTTACCGATAAATAA